One region of Microbacterium sp. M28 genomic DNA includes:
- a CDS encoding ABC transporter permease has product MNLFAEALAWLFSPERLEGPYALPILLGQHLYYTIVSVLIAAAIAVPAGWLIGHTGRGREIAVAISGAARAIPSFGLMILLVLLLGVLRVPEAAVITFVVLAIPSLLAGAYTGLEAIDRRTIDAARAMGMTAWQVFWKVEVPLGLPLLIAGVRAALLQVIATVTIAAYVNLGGLGWPIIQGIPLQRFDQVLGGAILVALLALIADLLMALAQHAAVPTGIRVQQTSRTGRRARATASAPA; this is encoded by the coding sequence ATGAACCTGTTCGCAGAGGCGCTGGCCTGGCTGTTCTCCCCTGAGCGGCTGGAGGGCCCGTACGCGCTGCCGATCCTGCTCGGCCAGCACCTGTACTACACGATCGTCTCGGTGCTCATCGCCGCCGCGATCGCGGTGCCGGCCGGCTGGCTCATCGGCCACACCGGCCGCGGCCGCGAGATCGCCGTCGCGATCTCGGGTGCGGCGCGCGCGATCCCATCGTTCGGGCTGATGATCCTGCTCGTCCTGCTGCTCGGGGTCCTGCGCGTGCCGGAGGCTGCGGTCATCACGTTCGTCGTGCTCGCGATCCCCTCGCTGCTCGCCGGCGCCTACACCGGACTCGAGGCGATCGATCGACGGACGATCGACGCCGCACGCGCCATGGGAATGACCGCGTGGCAGGTGTTCTGGAAGGTGGAGGTTCCGCTCGGCCTTCCGCTGCTCATCGCCGGCGTGCGCGCCGCGCTGCTGCAGGTCATCGCCACCGTCACGATCGCCGCATACGTCAACCTCGGCGGGCTCGGGTGGCCGATCATCCAGGGCATCCCGCTGCAGCGGTTCGACCAGGTGCTCGGGGGTGCGATCCTCGTCGCCCTCCTCGCCCTCATCGCCGATCTGCTGATGGCGCTCGCACAGCATGCGGCGGTGCCCACCGGCATCCGCGTCCAGCAGACCAGCCGAACCGGACGTCGGGCGCGCGCCACGGCATCCGCACCAGCCTGA
- a CDS encoding ABC transporter permease: MTWVLDNLDLILALSVEHLRQSIIPIVLGLVLSLPLGWVAWRYRLVRGPVIVLTGLLYTIPSLALLILLPASLGYSATSPPNLIIALTIYAVAILVRSVADGLDSVDPAVRQSATAVGFGGMRRFWTVDIPLAGPVILAGLRVTAVSTISLATVGILIGVENLGYLFTNGLQRRIIAEVLAGILAVVLIALIIDLLLVLIGRMMMPWTRATTTRRVAMPMRSAA; encoded by the coding sequence ATGACCTGGGTCCTCGACAACCTCGACCTCATCCTCGCGCTGAGCGTCGAGCACCTGCGCCAGAGCATCATCCCGATCGTGCTCGGCCTCGTGCTGTCGTTGCCCCTGGGGTGGGTGGCGTGGCGGTACCGGCTCGTCCGAGGGCCTGTCATCGTGCTCACCGGCCTGCTCTACACGATCCCGTCGCTGGCGCTGCTGATCCTGCTGCCGGCGTCCCTCGGATATTCCGCGACCAGCCCGCCCAACCTGATCATCGCGCTGACGATCTACGCCGTCGCCATCCTCGTCCGCTCGGTGGCGGACGGCCTCGACTCGGTCGACCCCGCCGTACGCCAGTCGGCCACGGCTGTGGGCTTCGGAGGCATGCGGCGGTTCTGGACGGTCGACATCCCGCTCGCCGGTCCCGTCATCCTCGCCGGACTCCGGGTCACCGCGGTCAGCACGATCTCGCTCGCGACGGTCGGCATCCTGATCGGCGTCGAGAACCTCGGCTACCTCTTCACGAACGGGCTGCAGCGCCGCATCATCGCCGAGGTGCTCGCCGGCATCCTGGCCGTGGTGCTGATCGCACTGATCATCGATCTGCTCCTGGTGCTGATCGGGCGGATGATGATGCCGTGGACGCGCGCCACCACGACGCGCCGCGTCGCGATGCCGATGAGGTCCGCCGCATGA
- a CDS encoding ABC transporter ATP-binding protein, with protein sequence MIEFRSVSKRFPDGTLAVEDFSLVLPSRKTTVFVGSSGCGKTTLLRMINRMVEPTSGDVEIDGDSVLDGDPVALRRRIGYVMQNSGLMPHFTVIDNVSTVLRLTGVAKKQARERALALLDTVGLDRALADRYPSQLSGGQQQRVGVARGLAADPNILLMDEPFGAVDPIVRADLQQELIRLQQELDKTVVFVTHDIDEAFLLGDQVVILDKGARMVQVGTPSEIIENPADDFVAAFIGAERGRRALRLKKTAHGTVVVDSEGRTQGALIEDGL encoded by the coding sequence ATGATCGAGTTCCGATCCGTGTCCAAGCGCTTCCCCGACGGCACCCTCGCCGTCGAGGACTTCAGCCTCGTACTGCCCTCCCGCAAGACCACGGTCTTCGTCGGGTCTTCCGGATGCGGCAAGACGACGCTGCTGCGCATGATCAACCGTATGGTGGAACCCACCTCCGGGGATGTCGAGATCGACGGCGACAGCGTTCTCGACGGCGACCCGGTGGCTCTGCGCCGTCGTATCGGCTACGTCATGCAGAACTCCGGGCTGATGCCGCACTTCACCGTGATCGACAACGTCTCCACAGTGCTGCGGCTGACCGGCGTCGCCAAGAAGCAGGCACGTGAGCGCGCGCTCGCTCTGCTCGACACCGTCGGGCTGGACCGTGCGCTCGCCGACCGCTATCCGAGCCAGCTCTCGGGCGGTCAGCAGCAGCGCGTCGGCGTCGCCAGGGGATTGGCCGCCGATCCCAACATCCTGCTCATGGACGAGCCGTTCGGGGCGGTCGACCCGATCGTCAGGGCCGACCTGCAGCAGGAGTTGATCCGGCTCCAGCAGGAGCTCGACAAGACCGTCGTCTTCGTCACGCACGACATCGACGAGGCCTTCCTGCTCGGCGACCAGGTGGTCATCCTCGACAAGGGGGCGCGGATGGTCCAGGTCGGGACCCCCAGCGAGATCATCGAGAACCCGGCGGACGACTTCGTCGCCGCCTTCATCGGTGCCGAGCGCGGACGGCGGGCGCTGCGCCTCAAGAAGACGGCGCACGGCACCGTCGTGGTCGACTCGGAGGGGCGCACGCAGGGCGCGCTGATCGAGGACGGCCTATGA
- a CDS encoding DUF427 domain-containing protein — protein MKAVLAGTTIAEADEDDLIRIEGNWYFPPASVAPDVLVESPTPYTCPWKGECQYYSVRIGDDVHVDRAWAYPHPYPSAFDRVGRDFSGYVAFAPDVEVVP, from the coding sequence ATGAAGGCTGTACTCGCAGGAACCACCATCGCCGAAGCGGACGAGGACGACCTGATCCGCATCGAGGGCAACTGGTATTTCCCTCCGGCATCCGTCGCGCCGGACGTCCTCGTCGAGAGCCCGACGCCGTACACCTGCCCCTGGAAGGGCGAATGCCAGTACTACTCGGTGCGCATCGGCGACGACGTCCACGTCGACCGCGCCTGGGCGTATCCGCATCCCTACCCGTCGGCGTTCGACCGGGTCGGGCGGGATTTCTCCGGCTACGTCGCGTTCGCCCCGGACGTCGAGGTCGTACCGTAA
- a CDS encoding dihydrolipoyl dehydrogenase family protein, protein MTDEYDLIVVGAGPVGENVADRAVQSGITAVIVESELVGGECSYWACMPSKALLRPGQALRAAQHVAGAAEAVTGTLDAAAVLARRDSFTSDWSDAGQVAWLDKAGIALARGHGRITGEREVTVTDADGGTRVLRARHAVAISTGTDAVIPGIPGLAEAQPWTSREATSAHEVPASLAVIGGGVVAVEMATAYASLGSRVTVIARGEILGSLEPFAGEQVTAGLRELGVDVRTGTATDRVERDANGVTITLGDGEQVTAAEVLVATGRRPRSGDIGLENVGLEPGRYIDVDDTLRVHDSDWLYAVGDVNGRVLLTHQGKYQARAAGDVIAARAQGEDVRDAAWERHAATADHRAVPQVVFSEPEVAAVGLTAAQAREAGHETEVVDYDLGWVAGASLYQDGYRGQARMVVDAERDVILGVTFTGPDVAELLHAATIAVAGEVPISRLWHAVPAYPTVSEIWLRLLEEYGRRSA, encoded by the coding sequence ATGACAGACGAGTACGACCTCATCGTCGTCGGGGCGGGCCCCGTGGGCGAGAACGTGGCGGACAGGGCGGTGCAAAGCGGAATCACCGCGGTCATCGTGGAGAGCGAACTCGTCGGCGGTGAATGCTCCTACTGGGCCTGCATGCCGTCGAAGGCGCTGCTGCGCCCAGGCCAGGCGCTGCGCGCGGCGCAGCACGTCGCCGGCGCGGCCGAGGCCGTCACAGGGACGCTGGATGCCGCGGCCGTCCTCGCCCGTCGGGACTCGTTCACCAGCGACTGGTCGGACGCGGGACAGGTCGCCTGGCTCGACAAGGCAGGCATCGCACTCGCCCGAGGGCACGGCCGGATCACCGGCGAACGCGAAGTCACCGTGACCGATGCCGACGGCGGCACGCGCGTCCTCCGCGCCAGGCACGCGGTCGCCATCAGTACAGGAACGGATGCCGTGATCCCCGGCATCCCAGGCCTCGCGGAGGCGCAGCCGTGGACGAGCCGCGAGGCGACCAGCGCCCACGAGGTCCCGGCATCCCTCGCGGTCATCGGCGGCGGCGTCGTCGCCGTCGAGATGGCGACCGCCTACGCATCGCTCGGCTCCCGGGTGACCGTGATCGCGCGCGGCGAGATCCTCGGGTCCCTCGAGCCGTTCGCGGGTGAGCAGGTCACCGCAGGGCTGCGCGAACTCGGCGTCGATGTCCGAACCGGCACCGCGACCGACCGCGTCGAGCGCGACGCGAACGGTGTCACGATCACACTCGGCGACGGCGAGCAGGTCACCGCAGCCGAAGTGCTCGTCGCCACCGGGCGCCGCCCGCGCAGCGGCGATATCGGCCTGGAGAACGTCGGTCTCGAACCGGGGCGGTACATCGACGTGGACGACACATTGCGCGTCCACGACTCCGATTGGCTGTACGCCGTCGGCGACGTGAACGGGCGCGTGCTGCTCACTCATCAGGGCAAGTACCAGGCGCGTGCCGCCGGTGACGTGATCGCCGCCCGCGCGCAGGGCGAGGACGTCCGGGACGCCGCCTGGGAGCGCCACGCAGCGACGGCCGATCATCGTGCGGTGCCGCAGGTCGTCTTCTCCGAGCCGGAGGTCGCAGCCGTCGGCCTGACCGCCGCACAGGCGCGCGAGGCCGGTCACGAGACCGAAGTGGTCGACTACGACCTCGGCTGGGTCGCCGGCGCGAGCCTGTACCAGGACGGCTATCGAGGGCAGGCCCGGATGGTGGTGGATGCCGAGCGCGACGTGATCCTCGGCGTCACGTTCACGGGACCGGATGTCGCCGAGCTGCTGCATGCGGCCACGATCGCGGTCGCCGGCGAGGTTCCGATCTCCCGGCTGTGGCACGCGGTCCCCGCGTATCCCACCGTCAGCGAGATCTGGCTCCGGCTGCTCGAGGAGTACGGTCGCCGATCGGCGTGA
- a CDS encoding alcohol dehydrogenase catalytic domain-containing protein, which yields MRAIVQREFGASDVLVLEHVPRPEPGDGEVRVRVAAAGVHAVDIDLRRGEGPASMPEVELPMTPGREIAGTVDAVGAGVEAALLGTSVVAHVGFRSGGYAEYALVSAAALHAVPDGVTFSQAVASIGTGRTAQLVLDAAGLTAADTVIVPGASGGLGSQLVQLALSSGATAVALYGGEGKRAVIEQLAHVDGSHPGRMVALDATDESWPARMAAALDGEAPSLLLDGVGGATARAAIEALARGARVVIFGWSSGEVVRIDTDDIVARSLTVTVPLGRPIADLRALEARAIAATAEGRTVPPVDEHPLAEAAAAHAAIEQRRQRGKVVLVP from the coding sequence ATGCGCGCGATCGTGCAGCGCGAGTTCGGCGCGTCCGACGTGCTCGTCCTCGAGCACGTCCCACGGCCGGAGCCCGGTGACGGTGAGGTGCGCGTGCGCGTCGCGGCCGCCGGTGTGCACGCGGTCGACATCGACCTGCGTCGGGGAGAGGGGCCGGCCTCGATGCCTGAGGTCGAGTTGCCCATGACACCAGGTCGCGAGATCGCCGGAACGGTCGACGCGGTCGGAGCGGGGGTCGAGGCAGCCCTTCTCGGCACGAGCGTCGTGGCGCACGTCGGATTCCGAAGCGGGGGCTACGCCGAGTACGCGCTGGTCTCGGCCGCGGCGCTGCATGCCGTCCCGGACGGCGTGACGTTCTCGCAGGCCGTCGCGTCCATCGGCACGGGCCGGACGGCGCAGCTGGTGCTGGATGCCGCGGGGCTGACGGCCGCGGACACGGTCATCGTCCCCGGAGCGTCCGGAGGGCTCGGAAGCCAGCTCGTGCAACTGGCGCTGTCGAGCGGCGCGACGGCCGTCGCACTCTACGGAGGCGAGGGCAAGCGCGCCGTCATCGAGCAGCTCGCTCACGTCGACGGATCGCACCCAGGACGCATGGTGGCCCTGGATGCGACGGACGAGTCGTGGCCGGCGCGCATGGCAGCCGCGCTCGATGGTGAGGCGCCATCGCTCCTGCTCGACGGCGTCGGCGGTGCGACAGCGCGCGCAGCGATCGAGGCCCTCGCGCGCGGGGCGCGCGTGGTGATCTTCGGATGGTCGAGCGGTGAGGTCGTGCGCATCGACACCGACGACATCGTGGCGCGTTCCCTCACGGTGACCGTGCCGCTGGGGCGGCCGATCGCCGATCTGCGGGCGCTCGAGGCACGGGCCATCGCCGCGACCGCCGAGGGGCGCACCGTGCCGCCGGTCGATGAGCATCCCCTCGCGGAGGCCGCCGCCGCGCATGCGGCGATCGAGCAGCGACGACAGCGCGGCAAGGTCGTGCTGGTCCCGTAG
- a CDS encoding MFS transporter, whose translation MTTRTDATPTTAAASPGILSGTYLWITIGACALVFLGAFESLAVTTVMPAVSADLDGERLYALAFAGPLATGVIGMVVVGNWSDRRGPVAPLYTAVTVFVLGLLIAGLAPTMEILVAGRFAQGLGSGGLMVALYVVVARVYPQELHPAIFAGFAAAWVIPSLVGPTIAGLVAELWGWQWVFLGVVVLVLAALLMVVPALRGLSGGGDRTTPWAIGRLGWSVLAALAVLALNLLGDIPGAGPALALAATVVALIAVRPLVPRGTLRARRGLPSVILVRGIAAAAFFGAQVYLPYLLTDRYALTPTLAGLALTGGALAWSAAATVQGRWGARLSSVTAVRAGTIFVLIGIALVLATAALGLHAIVIAAAWVVAGLGMGLMSPRTSALTLAMSTPKTQGFNSSAMTVADSFGSALALAITGTLFTSVAAVFDPFTAVFALAGGLAIAAAVLAPRVRPDTAGVAASEEVAA comes from the coding sequence ATGACAACGAGAACAGATGCGACGCCGACGACTGCGGCCGCTTCGCCCGGCATCCTGAGCGGAACCTACCTGTGGATCACGATCGGCGCCTGCGCTCTGGTCTTCCTCGGAGCGTTCGAATCCCTGGCGGTCACGACCGTCATGCCCGCCGTCAGCGCCGATCTCGACGGGGAGCGGCTGTACGCCCTCGCGTTCGCCGGACCGCTCGCGACGGGCGTGATCGGCATGGTCGTCGTCGGCAACTGGTCGGATCGCCGGGGCCCCGTGGCGCCGCTGTACACCGCCGTGACCGTCTTCGTCCTCGGCCTGCTCATCGCAGGTCTCGCACCGACCATGGAGATCCTCGTCGCGGGCCGGTTCGCACAGGGACTCGGCAGCGGCGGTCTGATGGTCGCGCTCTACGTGGTCGTCGCCCGTGTCTACCCGCAGGAGCTCCACCCCGCGATCTTCGCCGGATTCGCCGCAGCCTGGGTGATCCCATCGCTGGTCGGCCCGACCATCGCGGGCCTCGTCGCGGAACTTTGGGGCTGGCAGTGGGTCTTCCTCGGCGTCGTAGTCCTGGTGCTCGCCGCGCTGCTGATGGTGGTCCCAGCGCTGCGAGGCCTGTCGGGCGGGGGAGACCGGACGACGCCGTGGGCGATCGGCCGCCTCGGCTGGTCGGTGCTCGCCGCCCTCGCGGTGCTGGCATTGAACCTGCTCGGCGACATCCCCGGTGCGGGTCCCGCGCTGGCCCTCGCCGCCACCGTCGTCGCCCTGATCGCCGTTCGTCCGCTCGTCCCGAGAGGTACGCTGCGGGCCCGCCGCGGCCTGCCCTCGGTCATCCTCGTCCGAGGAATTGCCGCGGCCGCGTTCTTCGGCGCGCAGGTCTATCTGCCCTATCTGCTGACCGACCGCTACGCGCTCACCCCCACCCTCGCCGGCCTCGCCCTCACCGGTGGCGCGCTGGCATGGTCGGCTGCCGCCACCGTGCAGGGGCGTTGGGGCGCGCGCCTGTCGAGCGTGACGGCGGTGCGCGCCGGCACGATCTTCGTGCTGATCGGCATCGCTCTCGTGCTCGCGACCGCGGCGCTCGGACTGCATGCCATCGTGATCGCTGCAGCCTGGGTCGTCGCAGGGCTCGGGATGGGGCTCATGAGCCCCCGGACCAGCGCACTGACACTGGCGATGTCGACGCCGAAGACGCAGGGCTTCAACAGCTCGGCCATGACGGTCGCCGACTCGTTCGGAAGCGCCCTGGCGCTCGCGATCACGGGCACCCTGTTCACGTCCGTCGCGGCCGTGTTCGACCCGTTCACGGCGGTCTTCGCGCTGGCCGGCGGGCTCGCGATCGCCGCCGCGGTGCTCGCGCCACGGGTGAGACCCGACACGGCTGGAGTCGCGGCATCCGAGGAGGTGGCGGCATGA